The genomic stretch TAGTACAGTTTTGGGTGCGGTTGGCATCTGTTTTTTTGATGAAAATGTAAAGCGAATACATTTATTGAAAATCAGCGATGAAAACGATTGACGGTTCTTCTTTATTTGGTGTAAACTAATCCATGTTAAGCGGTGTTGTATTAGTTTTTTACAACTTCGAAATAATACAGTTCAAAGCAGAGTGTAACTATCCTACATAAAAGGTTTTGGCAAACTGGGGATCGGCTAAAATATAATACGACTTACTGCTGATACTTTAGGGTACCCTAAGTTTGTATGTATAAAAGGAATGCACGTCTAATGACTGTTTAAAAGAAAGGAAGAGGTGACTTAGTATGGCTGCAAAAACGAAAAAAGCTATCGTTGACAGTAAGAAGCAATTTGATGCCATTAAAAAGCAGTTCGAAACGTTCCAAATTTTAAATGAAAAGGGAGAAGTCGTGAATGAAGCGGCGATGCCTGATTTAACTGATGATCAATTAAAAGAGCTAATGCGCCGCATGGTATTTACGCGTGTGCTTGACCAACGCTCTATCTCATTAAACCGTCAAGGACGTCTCGGATTTTACGCTCCTACTGCGGGTCAAGAAGCTTCTCAGATTGCAACGCATTTCGCGCTTGAAAAAGAAGACTTTGTTCTTCCTGGATACCGTGATGTGCCTCAGTTAATTTGGCACGGCCTTCCATTATATCAAGCGTTTCTTTTCTCTCGCGGACATTTCAGAGGAAACCAAATGCCTGATGATGTGAATGCCCTTTCTCCACAAATCATTATCGGTGCTCAATACATTCAAACTGCCGGTGTTGCGCTAGGTCTTAAAAAACGCGGTAAGAAAGCTGTCGCAATCACTTACACTGGTGACGGCGGAGCTTCTCAAGGGGACTTCTACGAAGGAATTAACTTTGCCGGAGCTTATAAAGCACCTGCAATCTTCGTGGTGCAAAACAACCGTTACGCGATTTCAACTCCTGTTGAAAAACAATCTGCAGCTGAAACAATTGCACAAAAAGCTGTAGCTGCCGGTATTGTCGGCGTACAAGTAGACGGAATGGATCCGCTTGCTGTATACGCAGCAACTGCTGAAGCACGCGAGCGCGCAATCAACGGCGAAGGTCCAACACTAATTGAAACACTTACATTCCGTTATGGCCCGCACACAATGGCTGGTGACGATCCTACTAAATATCGTACAAAAGAAATCGAAAATGAGTGGGAACAAAAAGATCCGCTTGTACGTTTCCGTGCGTTCCTTGAAAACAAAGGCTTATGGTCTGAAGAAGAAGAAGCAAAAGTGATTGAGGATGCGAAAGAAGAAATTAAGCAAGCGATCAAAAAAGCTGATGCTGAACCGAAGCAAAAAGTAACTGATTTAATGAAAATCATGTACGAAAAAATGCCTCACAACCTTGAGGAGCAATTTGAAATTTATACACAGAAGGAGTCGAAGTAAGCCATGGCGCAAATGACAATGATTCAAGCAATCACGGATGCGTTACGCACAGAACTGAAAAATGACGAAAATGTCTTAGTTTTCGGAGAAGACGTTGGTGTAAACGGCGGCGTATTCCGTGCGACAGAAGGATTGCAAAAAGAATTCGGTGAAGACCGTGTGTTTGACACGCCACTTGCTGAATCTGGTATCGGCGGTCTTGCCCTTGGTTTAGGCTTAAACGGCTTCCGTCCGGTAATGGAAATCCAATTCTTCGGATTTGTTTATGAAGTAATGGATTCAGTTTCTGGCCAAATGGCTCGTATGCGCTACCGTTCTGGCGGACGCTGGACTTCACCTGTAACAATTCGTTCTCCATTCGGCGGCGGTGTTCATACTCCTGAACTTCACGCTGACAGCTTGGAAGGTCTTGTTGCACAACAGCCTGGTATCAAAGTTGTTATTCCATCAACTCCTTACGATGCCAAAGGACTTTTAATTTCTGCGATCAGAGACAATGATCCTGTTGTCTTCTTAGAGCATATGAAGCTTTACCGTTCTTTCCGTCAGGAAGTTCCTGAAGAAGAATACACAATTGAGCTTGGAAAAGCTGACGTGAAACGTGAAGGTACTGATCTTTCAATCATCACTTACGGCGCAATGGTTCATGAATCATTAAAAGCTGCTGATGAGCTTGAAAAAGACGGCATTTCTGCTGAAGTTGTCGACCTTCGTACAGTAAGCCCACTTGATATCGATACAATTATCGCCTCTGTAGAAAAAACAGGACGCGCGATTGTCGTTCAAGAGGCACAAAAACAAGCCGGTATTGCTGCAAACGTAGTAGCAGAAATTAATGACCGTGCGATCCTGAGCTTGGAAGCACCTGTACTTCGCGTTGCAGCGCCAGATACAGTATTTCCTTTCTCTCAAGCGGAGAGCGTATGGCTTCCAAACCATAAAGACGTTCTTGAAACAGCAAGAAAAGTGCTTGAATTTTAATCAAACTGCATAATCGAGAGGGAAGATGAACGTTTTCCCTCTATTATATATCTGTTTTCAATGCTTACGATGTAAACTTTAAAATTGCTTAATCAAACTAGGAGGTCGAGAACTGTGGCATTTGAATTTAAACTTCCAGATATCGGGGAAGGTATCCACGAAGGCGAAATCGTAAAATGGTTTGTCAAGCCTAACGACGAGGTAGACGAAGATGATGTACTGGCTGAAGTCCAAAATGATAAAGCAGTAGTAGAAATTCCTTCACCTGTTAAAGGAAAAGTATTAGAATTAAAAGTTGAAGAGGGAACGGTTGCAACTGTTGGACAAACGATTATTACGTTTGATGCACCTGGTTACGAAGATCTTCAATTTAAAGGCAGCGACGAGTCTGACGATGCGAAAACTGAAGCACAAGTTCAGTCAACTGCAGAAGCTGGACAAGACGTTGCGAAAGAAGAGCAAGCTCAAGAGCCTGCAAAAGCTACTGGCGCAGGACAGCAGGATCAAGCTGAAGTTGACCCGAACAAACGCGTGATCGCTATGCCTTCCGTACGTAAATATGCACGTGAAAAAGGTGTAGACATCCGTAAGGTTACTGGTTCAGGCAACAACGGACGTGTTGTAAAAGAAGATATCGACAGCTTTGTAAACGGAGGAGCGCAAGAAGCTGCACCGCAAGAAACAGCTGCACCACAAGAAACAGCTGCTAAACCGGCTGCTGCACCAGCTCCAGAGGGCGAATTCCCAGAAACACGCGAAAAAATGAGCGGTATCCGTAAAGCAATTGCAAAAGCGATGGTTAACTCTAAACACACTGCTCCTCACGTAACGTTAATGGACGAAGTGGACGTAACAAACCTTGTTGCACATCGTAAACAGTTCAAACAGGTTGCTGCTGATCAAGGAATCAAGCTGACTTACTTGCCTTACGTTGTAAAAGCTCTTACATCTGCACTGAAAAAATTCCCTGTTTTAAACACGTCAATTGACGATAAAACAGATGAAGTCATCCAAAAACATTACTTCAACATCGGTATCGCTGCTGACACTGAAAAAGGCTTGCTTGTACCGGTTGTGAAAAATGCAGATCGTAAATCTGTCTTTGAAATTTCTGATGAAATCAATGGCCTTGCAACAAAAGCTCGTGAAGGCAAGCTTGCTCCAGCTGAAATGAAAGGCGCATCTTGCACAATTACAAACATCGGTTCTGCCGGCGGACAATGGTTCACTCCGGTTATCAACCATCCAGAAGTTGCGATTCTTGGTATCGGACGCATTGCAGAAAAAGCGATTGTTCGTGATGGCGAAATCGTAGCAGCTCCAGTCTTAGCTCTTTCTCTCAGCTTCGACCACCGTATGATCGACGGAGCAACTGCGCAAAATGCATTAAATCACATCAAGCGTTTACTGAACGATCCACAATTAATTTTAATGGAGGCGTAATGTTATGGTAGTAGGAGATTTCCCTATTGAAACAGATACTCTTGTAATTGGTGCGGGACCTGGCGGCTATGTAGCTGCCATCCGCGCTGCACAGCTTGGACAAAAAGTAACAGTCGTTGAAAAAGCAACTCTTGGAGGCGTTTGTCTGAACGTTGGATGTATCCCTTCAAAAGCGCTGATCAATGCAGGTCACCGTTATGAGAATGCAAAACATTCTGATGACATGGGAATCACTGCTGAGAATGTAACAGTTGATTTCACAAAAGTTCAAGAATGGAAAGCTTCTGTTGTCAACAAGCTTACTGGCGGTGTAGCAGGTCTTCTTAAAGGCAACAAAGTAGATGTTGTAAAAGGTGAAGCTTACTTTGTAGACAGCAATTCAGTTCGTGTTATGGATGAGAACTCTGCTCAAACATACACGTTTAAAAACGCAATCATTGCTACTGGTTCTCGTCCTATCGAATTGCCAAACTTCAAATATAGTGAGCGTGTCCTGAATTCAACTGGCGCTTTGGCTCTTAAAGAAATTCCTAAAAAGCTCGTTGTTATCGGCGGCGGATACATCGGAACTGAACTTGGAACTGCGTATGCTAACTTCGGTACTGAACTTGTTATTCTTGAAGGCGGAGATGAAATTCTTCCTGGCTTCGAAAAACAAATGAGTTCTCTCGTTACACGCAGACTGAAGAAAAAAGGCAACGTTGAAATCCATACAAACGCGATGGCTAAAGGCGTTGAAGAAAGACCAGACGGCGTAACAGTTACTTTCGAAGTAAAAGGCGAAGAAAAAACTGTTGATGCTGATTACGTATTGATTACAGTAGGACGCCGTCCAAACACTGATGAGCTTGGTCTTGAGCAAGTCGGTATCGAAATGACGGACCGCGGTATCGTGAAAACTGACAAACAGTGCCGCACAAACGTACCTAACATTTATGCAATCGGTGATATCATCGAAGGACCGCCGCTTGCTCATAAAGCATCTTACGAAGGTAAAATCGCTGCAGAAGCTATCGCTGGAGAGCCTGCAGAAATCGATTACCTTGGTATTCCTGCGGTTGTTTTCTCTGAGCCTGAACTTGCATCAGTTGGTTACACTGAAGCACAGGCGAAAGAAGAAGGTCTTGACATTGTTGCTGCTAAATTCCCATTTGCAGCAAACGGCCGCGCGCTTTCTCTTAACGAAACAGACGGCTTCATGAAGCTGATCACTCGTAAAGAGGACGGTCTTGTGATCGGTGCGCAAATCGCCGGAGCAAGTGCTTCTGATATGATTTCTGAATTAAGCTTAGCGATTGAAGGCGGCATGACTGCTGAAGATATCGCAATGACAATTCACGCTCACCCAACATTGGGCGAAATCACAATGGAAGCTGCTGAAGTGGCAATCGGAAGTCCGATTCACATCGTAAAATAATTTTCATATCAAAAACAGCCCCGCTTTGAGCGAGGGCTGTTTTTTTATTTTGACAGCACATGCTGTAATGGTTTAATGATGTCTTCTTTCTTTTTCACACATCCCTCGATTTTCACCACGACATGGCGCTGATCAACAACCATAAGGGTAGGGACAGTTTCAATCTCATCTTCCCAGCCTTCTTTTTTATCATAGACCTTCATTTTATCTATTTGCTCGGGATAATCTTTTTCTAAATCAAGCAGTGCATCGTAATAAGGCGCTTCCTGGTCTATTTGGTTCTCATCAGAAAAAAACAGGATTTGTGTATGATGAATGTTGTCAATCCGGCTTTTTTTCATCGGATTGATGGTGGAAAGCGTACAGCCCGATAAAGCAAATACTATTATCAGCATGGGGAATACCGCGCGATATCGCATCTATCTTCTCCTCTGTATAAACAGTAGTTAACTAGCTTTAGTTTATCACGAGAGACGGCTTAATCTGCTTCTTGTTACCTAATTGTTATATAATTGAAACCGTTTTTAAAGTGAGATTACATATTATATCAATCGTTTAAAATAGCAACCTGGGGTATATTGAATTTTTTGCTGCATTCTTGGATGAAAGTTCAAGAAAACGTGCAATTACATTATGTGCTGTGGCATATATATCGAGTAAAGCTTCTGTATGAAGAAGATATTGTATGATGGAAAATGGAAAAACAAGGTGAATATGATGATATGAAATAAAATGTGTTATACAGTTTGTTGTTGACATTTTAAATGTGACATATTAATATAATAACAACAAAAGAAATTAAGCGTTTTCAAATTTCAAAGAAATGGGGAATAAGAGATGGGTACGATTGTTTGCCAAGATTGCAACGAAGCCATTCATTACTTTGAAGATGAGAAAGTGACAACATTATATGGAACTTGCTGCGGACAATGTCAATGTCCTGTTGATGAAGAGTAAAAAAAAGCATGCGGCTTAAAGCCGCATGCTTTTTATTTTTTATTGAATTGCTTTTTGTTCTTTGATGACCCGGATCATATGTAAAGTCGAGTCCTCAGGTCCTTGAACAGGGAGGCCTGCGTCAAGGTTTTTAAAAATGTAGCTGATGTTTTCTTCTGTAATAATTTCTCCTGGGATGAAGATTGGAATACCAGGCGGATATACCATGACAAATTCAGCAATAATCCGTCCGGATGCTTCTTTTAATGGGATGACTTCCGTATTTGCATAGAAAGCATCACGCGGAGTCATTGCCAATAAAGGTATTTCTGGAAGCAGAACCTCAGTTTGCTGATGTGTTACATCTTGTTCTGACATTTGCTGTGCGATCTCAGTTAAAGCCTCTACAAGCCGGTCTGCATCATTTTGGCTGTCACCAGGAGTGAAAATACACAAAATATTGTACAGATCAGAAAGCTCCACCTCAATATTAAAGGATTCACGAAGCCATTTTTCCACGTCATGTCCTGTCAGGCCAAGACTTTTCACAGAGATAATCAATTTTGTCGGATCATAGCTGTAAGCTGCTTTCGACCCAAGAATCTCAGAACCGACACAATAAATGCCTTCAATCTGATTGAGGCGATCTCTCGTCTGATTGGCAAGCTTGAGTGTTTCCTCAGCAAGCTGGCGGCCTTCTGTTGCAAGGCGTTTTCTGGCAACATCCAAAGAAGCGAGAAGCAAGTAAGAAGTTGACGTAGTTGTCAGCATGCTCAGGATGGATTGCACTCTGTCTTTAGATACAAGGCCTTCTCTCATGTTTAAAATAGAGCTTTGTGTCAGTGATCCGCCCAGCTTGTGTACACTTGTCGCTGCTATGTCCGCTCCTGCCTGCATAGCCGATAGCGGCAATTCGTCGTGAAAATGAATGTGAACGCCGTGTGCTTCATCCACAAGCACTGGCACATCAAACGAATGAGCGAGTTCTACGATGCTTTTTAAGTCGGCTGCAACACCGAAATATGTCGGGTTGATGACGAGAAGCCCTTTTGCATCCGGATGCTCGGTAAGCGCCCGTTTAGCAGATTCAAGTGTAATTCCGTGGGAGATGCCCAATTCATTGTCAATTTCAGGATGAATAAAAATTGGAACCGCTCCGGAAAATACAATAGCTGTCATAATTGATTTATGAACATTTCTTGGAATAATAATTTTATCACCAGGTCCGCAAACAGCCATTACCATTGTCATAATGGCGCCGCTTGTTCCTTGAACAGAAAAAAATGTATGATCCGCTCCAAATGCTTCAGCAGCCAGATCTTGTGCTTGTTTAATAATGCCTTTTGGCGCGTGCAGATCGTCTAATGGTTCAATATTAATCAAATCTATGCTTAACGCGTTTTCACCGATAAATTGTCTGAATTCTGGGTCCATTCCTGCCCCTTTTTTATGGCCGGGAATGTGGAATTGAACAGGCTGTCTGCTTGCATGCTTTTTCAGTCCTGTGTATAAGGGTGTTTCATGTTGCGACAATTGTTTTCCCACCTTTGTAATCATACCTATGCATAATAGTGTGTATTAAAATCAGTTTCTCAACCGTTTTTTAGACGTAAAACAAATGAATTATATTATGAACTTGAAAGAATGTAAAGAACAATTTATGATCAAATGAAGATGCTTTCTCTTAAGGGAAGTAAATCTACAAGGAGTGAAGAAAATGGAGTATCAATATCCGATGAATGAAGATTGGACAACCGAAGAAGCAGTGGATGTGATTGCATTTTTCCAGCAGGTTGAGCTTGCATATGAAAAAGGGGCGGATCGTGAAGAACTGCTTAAAGCTTACCGCCGTTTCAAGGAAATTGTACCGGGGAAGGCCGAAGAAAAAAAGCTATGCGGCGAGTTTGAGGAACAAAGTACATATTCTCCTTATCGCACGGTCAAACAGGCGAGAGAATCTGATCACGCGAAGATTAAGATGTAAGAAAAAGAGCCGGGGGATATCCCGGCTCTTTTTTATGCTTGTGTTACTTTTTGGGTGAGACGGTACAGAAAAGCAAGCTGTTTAAAGGCATCGTCGATACGCTGAAGGAATTCCTGGTTATTCATATTCAGCACTTCTTCTTTTTGGAGCTGGATGCCGCATAACAGCTCGGCTTTCTTTACAGTCTGCAAACGCTCAAACAGTGTCTTCAGCTGTTCCTTGTCCATT from Bacillus subtilis subsp. subtilis str. 168 encodes the following:
- the pdhC gene encoding pyruvate dehydrogenase (dihydrolipoamide acetyltransferase E2 subunit) (Evidence 1a: Function from experimental evidences in the studied strain; PubMedId: 1784816, 9352926, 9588797, 10735853, 11976308, 22720735, 25355936; Product type e: enzyme), which translates into the protein MAFEFKLPDIGEGIHEGEIVKWFVKPNDEVDEDDVLAEVQNDKAVVEIPSPVKGKVLELKVEEGTVATVGQTIITFDAPGYEDLQFKGSDESDDAKTEAQVQSTAEAGQDVAKEEQAQEPAKATGAGQQDQAEVDPNKRVIAMPSVRKYAREKGVDIRKVTGSGNNGRVVKEDIDSFVNGGAQEAAPQETAAPQETAAKPAAAPAPEGEFPETREKMSGIRKAIAKAMVNSKHTAPHVTLMDEVDVTNLVAHRKQFKQVAADQGIKLTYLPYVVKALTSALKKFPVLNTSIDDKTDEVIQKHYFNIGIAADTEKGLLVPVVKNADRKSVFEISDEINGLATKAREGKLAPAEMKGASCTITNIGSAGGQWFTPVINHPEVAILGIGRIAEKAIVRDGEIVAAPVLALSLSFDHRMIDGATAQNALNHIKRLLNDPQLILMEA
- the slp gene encoding small peptidoglycan-associated lipoprotein (Evidence 1a: Function from experimental evidences in the studied strain; PubMedId: 1936936; Product type s : structure) — protein: MRYRAVFPMLIIVFALSGCTLSTINPMKKSRIDNIHHTQILFFSDENQIDQEAPYYDALLDLEKDYPEQIDKMKVYDKKEGWEDEIETVPTLMVVDQRHVVVKIEGCVKKKEDIIKPLQHVLSK
- the yktA gene encoding hypothetical protein (Evidence 4: Unknown function but conserved in other organisms; PubMedId: 19429628, 22333191), with translation MEYQYPMNEDWTTEEAVDVIAFFQQVELAYEKGADREELLKAYRRFKEIVPGKAEEKKLCGEFEEQSTYSPYRTVKQARESDHAKIKM
- the pdhB gene encoding pyruvate dehydrogenase (E1 beta subunit) (Evidence 1a: Function from experimental evidences in the studied strain; PubMedId: 1784816, 9352926, 9588797, 9891797, 10735853, 11976308; Product type e : enzyme), translated to MAQMTMIQAITDALRTELKNDENVLVFGEDVGVNGGVFRATEGLQKEFGEDRVFDTPLAESGIGGLALGLGLNGFRPVMEIQFFGFVYEVMDSVSGQMARMRYRSGGRWTSPVTIRSPFGGGVHTPELHADSLEGLVAQQPGIKVVIPSTPYDAKGLLISAIRDNDPVVFLEHMKLYRSFRQEVPEEEYTIELGKADVKREGTDLSIITYGAMVHESLKAADELEKDGISAEVVDLRTVSPLDIDTIIASVEKTGRAIVVQEAQKQAGIAANVVAEINDRAILSLEAPVLRVAAPDTVFPFSQAESVWLPNHKDVLETARKVLEF
- the pdhD gene encoding dihydrolipoamide dehydrogenase E3 subunit of both pyruvate dehydrogenase and 2-oxoglutarate dehydrogenase complexes (Evidence 1a: Function from experimental evidences in the studied strain; PubMedId: 1784816, 6815422, 9352926, 9588797, 12682299, 21856851; Product type e : enzyme); amino-acid sequence: MVVGDFPIETDTLVIGAGPGGYVAAIRAAQLGQKVTVVEKATLGGVCLNVGCIPSKALINAGHRYENAKHSDDMGITAENVTVDFTKVQEWKASVVNKLTGGVAGLLKGNKVDVVKGEAYFVDSNSVRVMDENSAQTYTFKNAIIATGSRPIELPNFKYSERVLNSTGALALKEIPKKLVVIGGGYIGTELGTAYANFGTELVILEGGDEILPGFEKQMSSLVTRRLKKKGNVEIHTNAMAKGVEERPDGVTVTFEVKGEEKTVDADYVLITVGRRPNTDELGLEQVGIEMTDRGIVKTDKQCRTNVPNIYAIGDIIEGPPLAHKASYEGKIAAEAIAGEPAEIDYLGIPAVVFSEPELASVGYTEAQAKEEGLDIVAAKFPFAANGRALSLNETDGFMKLITRKEDGLVIGAQIAGASASDMISELSLAIEGGMTAEDIAMTIHAHPTLGEITMEAAEVAIGSPIHIVK
- the pdhA gene encoding pyruvate dehydrogenase (E1 alpha subunit) (Evidence 1a: Function from experimental evidences in the studied strain; PubMedId: 1729239, 1784816, 4984174, 6409095, 6815422, 9352926, 9588797, 11976308, 12469342; Product type e: enzyme); the encoded protein is MAAKTKKAIVDSKKQFDAIKKQFETFQILNEKGEVVNEAAMPDLTDDQLKELMRRMVFTRVLDQRSISLNRQGRLGFYAPTAGQEASQIATHFALEKEDFVLPGYRDVPQLIWHGLPLYQAFLFSRGHFRGNQMPDDVNALSPQIIIGAQYIQTAGVALGLKKRGKKAVAITYTGDGGASQGDFYEGINFAGAYKAPAIFVVQNNRYAISTPVEKQSAAETIAQKAVAAGIVGVQVDGMDPLAVYAATAEARERAINGEGPTLIETLTFRYGPHTMAGDDPTKYRTKEIENEWEQKDPLVRFRAFLENKGLWSEEEEAKVIEDAKEEIKQAIKKADAEPKQKVTDLMKIMYEKMPHNLEEQFEIYTQKESK
- the rgpA gene encoding regulator of GapA synthesis (Evidence 1a: Function from experimental evidences in the studied strain; PubMedId: 16164558, 20444087, 27449348; Product type r: regulator), which produces MGTIVCQDCNEAIHYFEDEKVTTLYGTCCGQCQCPVDEE
- the speA gene encoding arginine decarboxylase (Evidence 1a: Function from experimental evidences in the studied strain; PubMedId: 9723923, 19114526, 19255484, 20876533; Product type e: enzyme); this encodes MSQHETPLYTGLKKHASRQPVQFHIPGHKKGAGMDPEFRQFIGENALSIDLINIEPLDDLHAPKGIIKQAQDLAAEAFGADHTFFSVQGTSGAIMTMVMAVCGPGDKIIIPRNVHKSIMTAIVFSGAVPIFIHPEIDNELGISHGITLESAKRALTEHPDAKGLLVINPTYFGVAADLKSIVELAHSFDVPVLVDEAHGVHIHFHDELPLSAMQAGADIAATSVHKLGGSLTQSSILNMREGLVSKDRVQSILSMLTTTSTSYLLLASLDVARKRLATEGRQLAEETLKLANQTRDRLNQIEGIYCVGSEILGSKAAYSYDPTKLIISVKSLGLTGHDVEKWLRESFNIEVELSDLYNILCIFTPGDSQNDADRLVEALTEIAQQMSEQDVTHQQTEVLLPEIPLLAMTPRDAFYANTEVIPLKEASGRIIAEFVMVYPPGIPIFIPGEIITEENISYIFKNLDAGLPVQGPEDSTLHMIRVIKEQKAIQ